A window of the Desulfovulcanus ferrireducens genome harbors these coding sequences:
- a CDS encoding 2-oxoacid:acceptor oxidoreductase family protein — protein MSIYKDVIIAGFGGQGVMLIGNLLAYAAMEQGLNVTYIPVYGPEMRGGTANCTVVISDEEIGSPIIHNPISLIAMNRPSLDKFQPRVQDKGIVIINSSLVDQNLADKQRITAYPVPANEIADGIGNSRMANMVALGAYVQVTGIIPLTQVQESLKSVISSHYQHLIPKNEEALRAGADYVQKNGPLS, from the coding sequence ATGAGTATCTATAAAGATGTGATCATAGCTGGTTTTGGTGGTCAAGGGGTGATGCTCATTGGCAATTTATTAGCCTATGCAGCCATGGAGCAAGGCCTCAACGTAACCTATATCCCGGTCTATGGGCCGGAAATGCGTGGCGGAACAGCTAATTGTACTGTTGTCATTTCTGATGAGGAAATCGGCTCACCCATAATTCACAACCCCATAAGCCTTATTGCCATGAACAGACCCTCTCTGGATAAATTCCAGCCGCGGGTTCAAGATAAAGGAATAGTGATTATCAACTCTTCTCTAGTGGATCAAAACCTGGCAGACAAACAAAGGATAACAGCCTACCCTGTGCCTGCCAATGAAATCGCTGATGGTATTGGTAACTCCCGTATGGCCAACATGGTTGCTTTAGGGGCTTATGTCCAGGTGACTGGCATTATTCCCTTAACCCAGGTACAGGAAAGCCTCAAAAGTGTAATCTCCAGCCATTACCAGCATCTGATCCCCAAAAATGAGGAAGCGTTGCGGGCCGGGGCAGACTATGTTCAAAAAAACGGACCACTAAGCTGA